One genomic segment of Brachyhypopomus gauderio isolate BG-103 chromosome 19, BGAUD_0.2, whole genome shotgun sequence includes these proteins:
- the LOC143483397 gene encoding serotransferrin-1-like, which translates to MNIIFISAFLVCLSLVHAAPSGNKIKWCLKSDQELAKCSKLASSVPELGCLKRDGSYECIKAIKEGEADAITLDGGDIYRAGLTNYDLHPIIAEDYGKDGETCSYAVAVVKKGTKFNFSELKGKKSCHTGLGKSAGWNIPIGTLVALDYIKWSGAADSNVEKSVMEFFSASCAPGAEKGSKLCELCKGDCSRSHNEPYYDYDGAFQ; encoded by the exons ATGAACATAATTTTCATCTCTGCGTTCCTAGTGTGCCTGTCTTTAGTGCACGCTGCACCTTCTGGCAACAAGATCAAATGGTGTTTAAAATCTGATCAGGAGCTAGCCAAGTGCTCTAAACTCGCATCGTCAGTGCCGGAGCTCGGATGCTTGAAGCGTGATGGATCGTATGAGTGCATCAAGGCTATCAAG GAAGGGGAAGCAGATGCCATCACTCTAGATGGAGGAGACATCTACAGAGCTGGACTCACCAACTATGACCTTCATCCTATCATTGCAGAAGACTATGGTAAAG ATGGGGAAACCTGCTCCTATGCTGTTGCTGTAGTAAAAAAGGGCACTAAATTCAACTTTAGTGAACTTAAAGGGAAGAAGTCTTGCCACACTGGTCTTGGAAAGTCTGCAGGCTGGAACATTCCCATCGGCACTCTTGTTGCACTTGATTATATTAAATGGAGTGGTGCAGCCGACTCCAATGTGGAGAAAT CGGTGATGGAATTCTTCTCAGCCAGCTGTGCACCTGGAGCAGAAAAAGGTTCCAAACTGTGTGAGCTCTGCAAAGGCGATTGCTCACGATCTCACAATGAGCCCTATTATGATTATGATGGAGCTTTCCAGTAA